A genome region from Streptomyces pratensis includes the following:
- a CDS encoding glycosyltransferase family 4 protein, with protein sequence MDKTLIVTNDFPPRPGGIQAFLHNMALRMDPERLVVYASTWKRGAEGAEATAAFDAEQPFTVVRDRTTMLLPTPRVTRRAAGLLREHGCSSVWFGAAAPLGLMAPALRRAGARRLVATTHGHEAGWAQLPASRQLLRRIGEGTDTITYLGEYTRSRIAAALTPEAADRMVQLPPGVDEKTFHLASGGDRVRARLGLADRPVVVCVSRLVPRKGQDTLILAMPAILARVPDAVLLVVGGGPYAGQLKKLAAETGVEDSVRFTGPVPWEELPAHYGAGDVFAMPCRTRRGGLDVEGLGIVYLEASATGLPVVAGDSGGAPDAVLDGETGWVVRGGSAEDSADRIVTLLGDPELRRRMGERGRAWVEEKWRWDLLAEHLKTLL encoded by the coding sequence ATGGACAAGACGCTGATCGTGACGAACGACTTCCCGCCCCGCCCCGGTGGCATCCAGGCCTTCCTGCACAACATGGCCCTGCGCATGGACCCGGAGCGGCTCGTCGTCTACGCCTCCACCTGGAAGCGCGGCGCGGAAGGCGCCGAGGCCACCGCCGCCTTCGACGCCGAGCAGCCCTTCACCGTCGTACGCGACCGTACGACGATGCTGCTGCCCACCCCGCGGGTCACCCGACGGGCGGCCGGGCTGCTGCGCGAACACGGCTGCTCCTCCGTGTGGTTCGGTGCGGCGGCCCCCCTGGGGCTGATGGCGCCCGCGCTGCGCAGGGCCGGCGCCCGCCGCCTCGTGGCCACCACGCACGGCCACGAGGCGGGCTGGGCCCAACTGCCCGCGTCCCGGCAGCTGCTGCGCCGCATCGGCGAGGGCACCGACACGATCACCTACCTCGGTGAGTACACCCGGTCCAGGATCGCCGCCGCGCTCACCCCGGAGGCCGCCGACCGCATGGTGCAGCTGCCGCCGGGCGTCGACGAGAAGACCTTCCACCTGGCCTCGGGCGGCGACCGCGTGAGGGCGCGGCTCGGCCTCGCGGACCGGCCCGTCGTCGTATGCGTTTCGCGGCTCGTGCCGCGCAAGGGGCAGGACACCCTCATCCTGGCCATGCCGGCGATCCTGGCGCGGGTGCCGGACGCCGTCCTGCTCGTCGTGGGCGGCGGCCCGTACGCCGGGCAGCTGAAGAAGCTGGCGGCCGAGACCGGTGTCGAGGACTCCGTGCGCTTCACCGGACCCGTGCCCTGGGAAGAACTTCCCGCGCACTACGGCGCCGGCGACGTGTTCGCCATGCCCTGCCGCACGCGGCGCGGCGGACTCGACGTCGAAGGCCTCGGCATCGTCTACCTGGAGGCGTCGGCGACCGGGCTGCCGGTCGTGGCCGGTGACTCGGGGGGTGCCCCCGACGCAGTGCTCGACGGCGAGACCGGGTGGGTGGTGCGGGGCGGCTCCGCCGAGGACTCCGCCGACCGGATCGTCACCCTGCTCGGCGACCCGGAGCTGCGCCGGCGCATGGGGGAGCGGGGCAGGGCGTGGGTCGAGGAGAAATGGCGCTGGGACCTGCTCGCCGAACACCTGAAGACGCTGCTCTGA
- a CDS encoding C40 family peptidase yields the protein MGSHRRPKQPSRARVTVLTATAAAAVALTSQAAHADPKPTKSEVKAKVDKLYHEAEIVNEKANGAKEQQDKLKEQADALQDKVARGQAELNTLRGELGSLATAQYRSGGLDPSVQLLLSSDPDDFLDQASALDQLTAKQAQSLEKIQAKQRSLAQQRKEAQGKLNDLADVRKTLDENKKKYQVKLADAQKLLNTLTAAERAKMAEEEQRASRAAGDRVELGNEVPASGVGAAALQAAATQIGKPYFRGGTGPNSYDCSGLTQWAFGQAGVQITRTTYTQVNDGVRIGRSGLKPGDLVFFSNTSHVGIYAGNNQVLHAPYPGTNVRYEAMEYLGSFQFGVRVG from the coding sequence GTGGGGTCCCACCGCCGTCCCAAGCAGCCGAGCCGCGCCCGCGTGACCGTGCTCACCGCGACCGCCGCTGCTGCCGTGGCCCTGACCTCCCAGGCCGCCCACGCCGACCCCAAGCCGACCAAGAGCGAGGTCAAGGCGAAGGTCGACAAGCTGTACCACGAGGCCGAGATCGTCAACGAGAAGGCCAACGGCGCCAAGGAGCAGCAGGACAAGCTCAAGGAGCAGGCCGACGCCCTCCAGGACAAGGTCGCCCGTGGGCAGGCGGAGCTGAACACCCTGCGTGGTGAACTCGGTTCGCTCGCCACCGCGCAGTACCGCTCCGGTGGCCTCGACCCGTCGGTCCAGCTGCTGCTCTCCTCGGACCCGGACGACTTCCTCGACCAGGCCTCCGCGCTCGACCAGCTGACGGCCAAGCAGGCCCAGTCGCTGGAGAAGATCCAGGCCAAGCAGCGCAGTCTCGCGCAGCAGCGCAAGGAGGCGCAGGGCAAGCTCAACGACCTCGCCGACGTCCGCAAGACACTGGACGAGAACAAGAAGAAGTACCAGGTCAAGCTGGCCGACGCCCAGAAGCTGCTCAACACCCTCACCGCCGCCGAGCGCGCCAAGATGGCCGAGGAGGAGCAGCGCGCCAGCCGCGCCGCCGGTGACCGGGTCGAGCTGGGCAACGAGGTCCCCGCTTCCGGTGTCGGCGCCGCCGCCCTCCAGGCCGCCGCCACGCAGATCGGCAAGCCGTACTTCCGCGGTGGCACGGGTCCCAACTCGTACGACTGCTCGGGTCTGACCCAGTGGGCCTTCGGCCAGGCCGGTGTCCAGATCACCCGCACGACGTACACGCAGGTCAACGACGGTGTGCGGATCGGCCGCAGCGGACTGAAGCCGGGCGACCTGGTCTTCTTCAGCAACACCTCGCACGTCGGGATCTACGCCGGCAACAACCAGGTCCTGCACGCCCCGTACCCGGGTACGAACGTGCGTTACGAGGCGATGGAGTACCTCGGGTCCTTCCAGTTCGGCGTGCGGGTCGGCTGA
- a CDS encoding rhomboid family intramembrane serine protease, translating into MIDLREVDWRERARELGAAATAGGAPVTYGLMALCCAVFLISPLSGFNPAYGSADALLAAQAGYFERWGVIPGELVDGSAHAVLTPLTALFVHGSWLHLLGNMLFLYVFGAMTEERMGRTEFAFFYLACGYFALVAYAVVHADSDQTLVGASGAISAVLGAFLYLFPRARVTSLFPFLFFLPLRFPAWIVLVFWFVLQWLAARSAGSGPGVAYLAHVAGFMAGFLYAWVRFRGTTVKSPATATEGESQP; encoded by the coding sequence GTGATCGATTTGCGGGAAGTCGACTGGCGGGAACGGGCAAGAGAGCTCGGCGCGGCGGCAACGGCGGGGGGCGCCCCGGTCACGTACGGGCTGATGGCTCTGTGCTGCGCGGTGTTCCTGATCAGCCCGCTCTCCGGGTTCAACCCCGCCTACGGCAGTGCCGACGCGCTCCTGGCCGCCCAGGCCGGGTACTTCGAGCGGTGGGGTGTCATCCCCGGCGAGCTCGTGGACGGTTCCGCGCACGCGGTGCTGACCCCGCTGACCGCGCTCTTCGTGCACGGCAGCTGGCTGCACCTGCTGGGCAACATGCTCTTCCTGTACGTCTTCGGCGCGATGACCGAGGAGCGCATGGGCCGGACCGAGTTCGCCTTCTTCTACCTCGCGTGCGGCTACTTCGCCCTGGTGGCCTACGCGGTGGTGCACGCGGACTCGGACCAGACGCTGGTCGGCGCGTCGGGGGCGATCTCCGCGGTGCTCGGCGCCTTCCTCTACCTCTTCCCCAGGGCCCGGGTCACCAGCCTCTTCCCGTTCCTCTTCTTCCTGCCGCTGCGTTTCCCGGCCTGGATCGTGCTCGTCTTCTGGTTCGTCCTGCAGTGGCTGGCGGCACGGAGCGCGGGCAGCGGACCGGGCGTGGCGTACCTCGCGCACGTGGCGGGTTTCATGGCCGGGTTCCTCTACGCCTGGGTGCGGTTCCGGGGTACTACAGTGAAGTCTCCAGCCACGGCCACCGAGGGAGAAAGCCAGCCGTGA
- a CDS encoding AMP-dependent synthetase/ligase — MREFSLPALYEVPTDGNLTDLIRRNAAQHPDVAVMSRKVAGVWTDVTATRFLAEVRDTARGLIASGIQPGDRVALMSRTRFEWVLLDFAIWCAGAVTVPVYETSSPEQVQWILGDSGAVAVLVESDAHAESVTAVRDRLPGLQHVWEIDRGAVDELVAAGAGVSDETLDLRMVSAKADDPATIVYTSGTTGRPKGCVLTHRGFFAECGNIVERLKPLFRTGECSVLLFLPTAHVFGRLVEVASVMAPIKLGCVPDIKNLTDELASFRPTLILGVPRVFEKVYNSARAKAQADGKGKIFDRAADTAIAYSRALGTPEGPSVGLKIKHKVFDKLVFGKLRAVLGGRGEYAISGGAPLGERLGHFFRGIGFTVLEGYGLTETCAATAFNPWDRQKIGTVGQPLPGSVVRIADDGEVLLHGEHLFTGYWKNEAATAEALADGWFHTGDIGTLDEDGYLAITGRKKEIIVTAGGKNVAPAVIEDRIRAHALVAECMVVGDGRPFVGALLTLDEEFLSRWAEENGKPAGSTAVSLREDPELLAEVQRAVDDGNAAVSKAESVRKFRILAAQFTEEAGHITPSLKLKRNVVAKDFADEVESIYRG, encoded by the coding sequence TTGCGCGAGTTCAGCCTTCCGGCCCTGTACGAGGTCCCCACGGACGGCAACCTGACGGATCTCATCCGCCGCAACGCCGCTCAGCATCCCGATGTCGCGGTGATGAGCCGGAAGGTGGCCGGTGTCTGGACGGACGTCACGGCGACCCGGTTCCTCGCTGAGGTCAGAGACACCGCCAGAGGCCTGATCGCGTCGGGTATCCAGCCGGGCGACCGCGTCGCGCTGATGTCGCGCACCCGCTTCGAGTGGGTCCTGCTGGACTTCGCGATCTGGTGCGCGGGCGCCGTCACCGTGCCGGTGTACGAGACCAGCTCGCCCGAGCAGGTCCAGTGGATACTCGGCGACTCGGGCGCCGTCGCGGTCCTCGTGGAGAGCGACGCCCACGCCGAGTCCGTCACCGCCGTGCGGGACCGGCTCCCCGGCCTGCAGCACGTCTGGGAGATCGACCGGGGCGCCGTCGACGAGCTCGTGGCCGCGGGTGCGGGAGTCTCCGACGAGACGCTGGACCTGCGCATGGTGAGCGCCAAGGCCGACGACCCGGCGACGATCGTCTACACCTCTGGCACCACGGGCCGCCCCAAGGGCTGTGTGCTGACGCACCGCGGCTTCTTCGCCGAGTGCGGCAACATCGTGGAGCGGCTGAAGCCCCTCTTCCGTACGGGCGAGTGCTCCGTCCTGCTGTTCCTGCCCACCGCGCACGTCTTCGGCCGGCTGGTCGAGGTCGCCTCGGTGATGGCCCCGATCAAGCTCGGCTGCGTGCCGGACATCAAGAACCTCACCGACGAGCTGGCCTCCTTCCGGCCGACGCTGATCCTCGGTGTGCCGCGGGTGTTCGAGAAGGTCTACAACTCGGCGCGGGCCAAGGCCCAGGCCGACGGCAAGGGCAAGATCTTCGACCGTGCCGCCGACACCGCGATCGCGTACAGCCGCGCGCTGGGCACGCCGGAAGGCCCCTCGGTGGGCCTGAAGATCAAGCACAAGGTCTTCGACAAGCTGGTGTTCGGCAAGCTGCGGGCCGTGCTCGGCGGCCGGGGCGAGTACGCGATCTCCGGCGGCGCACCACTGGGCGAGCGGCTCGGCCACTTCTTCCGCGGCATCGGCTTCACGGTGCTCGAGGGCTACGGCCTCACGGAGACCTGCGCCGCCACGGCGTTCAACCCGTGGGACCGGCAGAAGATCGGCACGGTCGGCCAGCCGCTGCCGGGCTCGGTCGTCCGGATCGCCGACGACGGCGAGGTGCTGCTGCACGGCGAGCACCTCTTCACCGGCTACTGGAAGAACGAGGCTGCGACGGCCGAGGCGCTGGCCGACGGCTGGTTCCACACGGGTGACATCGGCACGCTCGACGAGGACGGCTATCTCGCGATCACGGGCCGAAAGAAGGAGATCATCGTCACGGCGGGCGGCAAGAACGTCGCCCCCGCGGTGATCGAGGACAGGATCCGCGCGCACGCCCTGGTCGCCGAGTGCATGGTGGTCGGTGACGGGCGCCCGTTCGTCGGCGCGCTGCTCACCCTCGACGAGGAGTTCCTCTCCCGCTGGGCCGAGGAGAACGGCAAGCCGGCCGGTTCGACCGCGGTCTCGCTGCGCGAGGACCCCGAGCTGCTGGCCGAGGTGCAGCGGGCGGTGGACGACGGCAACGCGGCGGTGTCCAAGGCGGAGTCGGTACGCAAGTTCCGCATCCTGGCAGCGCAGTTCACCGAGGAGGCGGGCCACATCACGCCGTCGCTGAAGCTGAAGCGCAACGTCGTGGCGAAGGACTTCGCGGACGAGGTCGAGTCGATCTACCGCGGCTGA
- a CDS encoding glycosyltransferase 87 family protein, which translates to MTVVRTGASGRALSLAVWGLTRAVLLLCVFKVFTVPGPDVTSDVSVIYRGWYEVLRAGSYPLDDVTWQYPPAAALAVLSPDLLPFLEYASAFFVLVLLCDALVFGLLLYAGGRPGMRGAGTWLWVVGVPLLGPTVYARYDLMVTAVAVAALLAGVRSPRALGALAAFGTLLKVWPVLLLVGTARGRDTRRSWSAAAVTAAVSALVAAVVLPGAFAFLTFQRDRGLEIESLGALVFHVARQFGWEGRVELRYGSMEFAGPHVALVSTLALALSVLAFGWLLVWRLRARTFAVHTPADAAFTAVLLFTVTSRVISPQYMVWPLGLAAVCLVFRGSRMTRPACLVLVATAVTLLEFPLGFAHVVASDAEGVALMTVRNGLLVAATLGAGRRLWRDTVPSAGRGRPAERLSRDGRAGTPASAP; encoded by the coding sequence ATGACGGTCGTCAGGACAGGTGCGAGCGGCCGGGCTCTGTCCCTCGCCGTGTGGGGCCTCACCCGGGCGGTGCTGCTGCTCTGCGTCTTCAAGGTGTTCACGGTGCCCGGGCCTGACGTCACGAGCGACGTCTCGGTGATCTACCGGGGCTGGTACGAGGTGCTCCGCGCCGGTTCGTATCCGCTCGACGACGTCACCTGGCAGTATCCGCCCGCCGCAGCGCTCGCCGTGCTCTCCCCGGATCTGCTGCCCTTCCTGGAGTACGCCTCTGCCTTCTTCGTCCTCGTGCTGCTGTGTGACGCACTGGTGTTCGGACTGCTCCTGTACGCGGGAGGCCGGCCGGGCATGCGCGGCGCGGGCACATGGCTGTGGGTGGTGGGTGTGCCGTTGCTCGGGCCGACCGTGTACGCCCGCTACGACCTGATGGTGACGGCCGTCGCGGTGGCGGCTCTGCTGGCGGGTGTGCGCAGTCCCCGCGCGCTGGGAGCGCTGGCCGCCTTCGGCACGCTGCTGAAGGTCTGGCCGGTGCTGCTGCTCGTGGGCACCGCCCGGGGCCGGGACACCCGCAGGTCCTGGTCGGCGGCGGCGGTGACGGCCGCCGTGTCGGCCCTGGTGGCCGCGGTGGTGCTGCCGGGCGCGTTCGCCTTCCTGACGTTCCAGCGGGACCGGGGGCTGGAGATCGAGTCGCTGGGTGCGCTGGTCTTCCATGTGGCCCGGCAGTTCGGCTGGGAGGGCCGGGTCGAGCTCCGTTACGGCTCGATGGAGTTCGCCGGCCCGCATGTGGCGCTGGTGAGCACACTGGCCCTGGCGCTGAGCGTGCTCGCCTTCGGATGGCTGCTGGTGTGGCGGCTGCGGGCCCGTACGTTCGCGGTGCACACCCCGGCGGACGCGGCGTTCACGGCGGTGCTGCTGTTCACCGTGACCAGCCGGGTCATCAGCCCCCAGTACATGGTGTGGCCGCTCGGGCTGGCCGCGGTCTGCCTGGTGTTCCGGGGCAGCCGGATGACCCGGCCCGCGTGCCTGGTCCTGGTGGCCACCGCCGTCACGCTGCTGGAGTTCCCGCTCGGCTTCGCACACGTGGTGGCGAGCGACGCGGAGGGCGTGGCGCTCATGACCGTACGCAACGGTCTGCTGGTGGCCGCGACGCTCGGGGCCGGGCGGCGGCTGTGGCGGGACACCGTGCCGTCCGCCGGGCGGGGGCGTCCGGCGGAGCGGCTCAGCCGAGACGGGCGCGCAGGTACTCCCGCCAGCGCGCCGTGA
- a CDS encoding aminotransferase class V-fold PLP-dependent enzyme, whose amino-acid sequence MSVSTAAVDQSICAPLSVLGSDVTVPLVTGGDVTYAALDYAASAPALQRVWDDVAAYAPYYGSVHRGAGYLSQLSTDLFENSRVTVAEFLGCRADDQVVFTRSTTDSLNLLAAALPAGCEVFVFETEHHASLLPWRDARVTYLDAPRTPDQAVATLETALAGREPYGPALVCVTGASNVTGELWPVRELAAAAHAHGARIVLDAAQLAPHHPVDIAELDVDWVAFSGHKLYAPFGSGVLAGRADWLVDAEPYLAGGGASRKVARRTDGGVDVEWHTTAARHEAGSPNVIGVYSIAAACKALTEAGFDRLVAREQQLVTRVREGLAAVPEVKVLSLFGDDAPRVGVISFVVEGWNSSHFAAALSAEYGIGVRDGLFCAHPLVRTLLGSEPQDPGECGAPEAAPGEKSLNAIRVSFGAGTPDEHIERFLGAVRELVSKGARWTYRTEEGRCVPDRGAAQV is encoded by the coding sequence ATGTCTGTCTCCACCGCTGCCGTCGACCAGTCCATTTGTGCCCCGCTGTCGGTTCTGGGTTCGGATGTCACCGTTCCGCTGGTTACGGGTGGAGATGTCACGTACGCCGCCCTCGACTACGCGGCCAGCGCCCCGGCTCTCCAGCGGGTGTGGGACGACGTTGCCGCCTACGCCCCGTACTACGGCAGTGTGCATCGCGGTGCCGGGTACCTCTCGCAGCTCTCCACCGACCTGTTCGAGAACAGCCGCGTGACCGTCGCGGAGTTCCTCGGGTGCCGCGCGGACGACCAGGTGGTCTTCACCCGCTCGACGACCGACTCCCTCAACCTCCTGGCCGCCGCACTGCCCGCCGGCTGCGAGGTCTTCGTGTTCGAGACCGAGCACCACGCCTCGCTGCTGCCCTGGCGCGACGCCCGCGTGACCTACCTCGACGCCCCCCGCACCCCGGACCAGGCGGTCGCCACCCTGGAGACGGCCCTGGCCGGCCGTGAGCCCTACGGCCCCGCGCTGGTCTGTGTCACTGGCGCGTCCAACGTCACCGGCGAGCTGTGGCCGGTGAGGGAACTGGCCGCCGCCGCCCACGCCCACGGAGCGCGCATCGTGCTCGACGCCGCGCAGCTGGCGCCCCATCACCCCGTGGACATCGCCGAGCTGGACGTCGACTGGGTCGCCTTCTCGGGTCACAAGCTGTACGCGCCCTTCGGGTCGGGTGTCCTCGCGGGCCGTGCCGACTGGCTGGTGGACGCGGAGCCGTACCTCGCGGGCGGCGGCGCCTCCCGCAAGGTCGCCCGGCGCACCGACGGCGGGGTGGACGTCGAGTGGCACACCACCGCGGCCCGGCACGAGGCGGGCTCGCCCAACGTCATCGGCGTCTACTCCATCGCCGCCGCCTGCAAGGCCCTGACCGAGGCCGGCTTCGACCGGCTGGTCGCGCGGGAGCAGCAGCTGGTGACCCGCGTCCGCGAGGGCCTCGCGGCGGTCCCCGAGGTCAAGGTGCTCTCGCTCTTCGGTGACGACGCCCCGCGGGTCGGCGTCATCTCCTTCGTGGTCGAGGGATGGAACAGCTCGCACTTCGCCGCTGCGCTCTCCGCGGAGTACGGCATCGGGGTGCGCGACGGACTGTTCTGCGCCCACCCGCTGGTGCGGACCCTCCTGGGCAGTGAGCCCCAGGACCCGGGCGAGTGCGGCGCTCCCGAGGCCGCGCCGGGGGAGAAGTCCCTCAACGCCATCCGGGTGAGCTTCGGAGCGGGCACGCCGGACGAGCACATCGAGCGGTTCCTGGGCGCCGTCCGCGAGCTGGTGAGCAAGGGTGCCCGCTGGACGTACCGCACCGAGGAGGGCCGCTGCGTGCCCGACCGGGGTGCCGCGCAGGTCTGA
- a CDS encoding Lrp/AsnC family transcriptional regulator has protein sequence MITAIVLIKTSVDRIPEIAEAIAALDSVSEVFSVTGTYDLIAMVRVARHDDLADVIPGRISKIQGVEATDTHVAFRTYSQHDLEAAFAIGLDA, from the coding sequence GTGATCACCGCGATCGTGCTCATCAAAACCAGCGTGGACCGGATTCCCGAGATCGCCGAGGCCATCGCCGCGCTGGACAGCGTCAGCGAGGTCTTCTCGGTCACCGGTACGTACGACCTGATCGCCATGGTCCGGGTGGCCCGGCACGACGATCTGGCCGATGTCATCCCGGGCCGGATCAGCAAGATCCAGGGTGTCGAGGCCACCGACACCCACGTGGCGTTCCGCACGTACTCGCAGCACGACCTCGAAGCGGCCTTCGCGATCGGCCTCGACGCCTGA
- a CDS encoding NYN domain-containing protein has translation MEQPAGGAEPADAADGTAESLDRPLPEGVRRKVVALVSDAFGGLTVGELPSQLRQYARFTPSRRAKFAGNAMAAALESDPVFRRRIGERIVQTQPELADALTSGAPPAAADPVDVAAAAYVLRPAGWVKLVAAAGEEVQRAHAELADEETRRELERLREELDRARGQTRAETERLRSELEASRKEADSLHRKLRSALSEVKRGEAALRKSGTEADAVRAEAAAQVSAAEIESRRLKARLAEAEASVEAGRRAAREGRSVEDMRLRLLLDTVLDAAQGLRRELALPPSSLRPADGVEAVEPGRMSPKDIAARALSETDPALLDQLLALPQAHLIVDGYNVTKTGYPQMPLEKQRLRLLGGLSVLAAQTGAEMTCVFDGAELAVPVLLAPPRGVRVLFSKAGVTADELIRQLARAEPPGRPVVVVSTDREVADGVAKAGARPVASALLLKRLSRV, from the coding sequence GTGGAGCAGCCGGCAGGCGGCGCCGAACCGGCCGATGCGGCCGACGGCACCGCGGAGTCGCTCGACCGTCCGCTGCCCGAAGGCGTACGCCGCAAGGTGGTGGCGCTGGTATCCGACGCGTTCGGCGGCCTGACCGTCGGCGAACTCCCTTCCCAGCTCCGTCAGTACGCCCGCTTCACCCCGAGCAGGCGGGCCAAGTTCGCCGGTAACGCGATGGCCGCCGCCCTGGAGAGCGACCCGGTGTTCCGCCGTCGTATCGGTGAGCGGATCGTCCAGACCCAGCCGGAGCTCGCCGACGCGCTCACCTCCGGTGCGCCGCCCGCCGCCGCCGACCCCGTCGACGTGGCCGCCGCCGCCTACGTGCTGCGGCCGGCCGGCTGGGTCAAACTGGTGGCCGCGGCGGGCGAGGAGGTCCAGCGGGCGCACGCCGAGCTGGCGGACGAGGAGACCAGGCGCGAGCTGGAACGGCTGCGCGAGGAGCTCGACCGCGCCCGCGGCCAGACCAGGGCCGAGACCGAGCGGCTGCGCTCGGAGCTGGAGGCCTCCCGCAAGGAGGCCGACTCGCTGCACCGCAAGCTGCGCAGTGCCCTGAGCGAGGTGAAGCGCGGAGAGGCGGCCCTGCGGAAGTCCGGGACCGAGGCCGACGCGGTGCGGGCCGAGGCGGCGGCCCAGGTCTCCGCCGCCGAGATCGAGTCCCGACGGCTCAAGGCGCGGCTGGCCGAGGCGGAGGCATCCGTCGAGGCGGGCCGCAGAGCGGCCAGGGAGGGGCGCTCGGTCGAGGACATGCGGCTGCGGCTGCTCCTGGACACCGTGCTCGACGCCGCGCAGGGACTCCGCCGTGAACTGGCCCTGCCCCCTTCCTCGCTCCGTCCCGCGGACGGCGTCGAAGCGGTGGAGCCCGGCCGGATGTCGCCCAAGGACATCGCGGCCAGGGCGCTCTCGGAGACCGACCCGGCGCTGCTCGACCAGCTGCTCGCCCTGCCGCAGGCGCATCTGATCGTCGACGGCTACAACGTCACGAAGACCGGCTATCCGCAGATGCCCCTGGAGAAGCAGCGGTTGCGCCTCCTGGGCGGCCTCTCGGTCCTCGCGGCGCAGACCGGCGCCGAGATGACCTGCGTCTTCGACGGCGCCGAGCTGGCCGTCCCGGTCCTGCTCGCACCGCCCCGCGGGGTCCGTGTGCTGTTCAGCAAGGCAGGGGTGACCGCGGACGAGCTGATCAGGCAACTGGCGCGCGCCGAACCGCCGGGCAGGCCTGTCGTCGTGGTCTCCACCGACCGCGAAGTCGCGGACGGGGTCGCGAAGGCGGGGGCGCGGCCGGTCGCGTCCGCCTTGCTCCTGAAGCGCCTTTCGCGAGTCTGA
- the trpD gene encoding anthranilate phosphoribosyltransferase — translation MNVVTPDGGDSVAARTWPGVLTPLLRGEHLGADDTAWAMDRIMSGEATDVQIAGFAVALRAKGETVDEVTGLVRAMYEHAHTIEVPGRTVDIVGTGGDMAKTVNISTMSAIVVAGTGAKVVKHGNRASSSASGASDVLEKLGVNLELTPQRVVAVAEEAGITFCFAVKFHPALRYAARARKELGTQTTFNILGPLTNPARVRSQAIGVADPKMAPIVAGVLADRGNSALVFRGDDGLDELTTTATSRVWIVREGTVREEAFDPRDVGLDLVPVEALRGADSSYNADVARRLLDGETGPVRDAVLLNSAAALVALDPGEGTLSEQLAGGIARAATSIDSGAAKRALERWVAASNA, via the coding sequence ATGAACGTTGTGACCCCGGACGGCGGCGACAGCGTGGCGGCCCGTACCTGGCCCGGCGTGCTGACCCCCCTCCTGCGCGGCGAGCACCTCGGCGCGGACGACACAGCGTGGGCCATGGACCGCATCATGAGCGGTGAGGCCACCGACGTGCAGATCGCCGGCTTCGCGGTCGCCCTGCGGGCCAAGGGCGAGACCGTCGACGAGGTCACCGGACTCGTCCGCGCCATGTACGAGCACGCCCACACCATCGAGGTGCCCGGCCGTACGGTCGACATCGTCGGTACCGGCGGCGACATGGCCAAGACCGTCAACATCTCCACCATGTCGGCGATCGTCGTCGCGGGGACCGGCGCGAAGGTCGTCAAGCACGGCAACCGTGCCTCCTCCTCGGCGAGCGGGGCCTCCGACGTGCTGGAGAAGCTCGGCGTCAACCTCGAACTGACGCCGCAGCGCGTCGTCGCCGTCGCCGAGGAGGCGGGCATCACCTTCTGCTTCGCGGTGAAGTTCCACCCCGCCCTGCGGTACGCGGCCAGGGCGCGCAAGGAGCTCGGCACCCAGACCACGTTCAACATCCTCGGCCCTCTCACCAATCCGGCACGGGTGCGCTCCCAGGCCATCGGCGTCGCCGACCCGAAGATGGCGCCCATCGTGGCGGGCGTGCTGGCGGACCGGGGGAACTCCGCGCTCGTCTTCCGGGGCGACGACGGCCTCGACGAGCTGACCACCACGGCGACGTCGCGGGTCTGGATCGTCCGTGAGGGCACGGTCCGGGAGGAAGCCTTCGACCCGCGCGACGTCGGCCTGGACCTGGTCCCCGTCGAGGCGCTGCGCGGAGCGGACTCCTCGTACAACGCCGATGTGGCCCGACGGCTGCTCGACGGGGAGACCGGCCCCGTACGCGACGCCGTGCTGCTCAACTCGGCCGCCGCGCTGGTCGCGCTGGACCCGGGCGAGGGCACGCTGAGCGAGCAGCTCGCGGGCGGGATCGCGCGGGCCGCGACGTCCATCGACTCGGGGGCGGCCAAGCGCGCGCTGGAGCGCTGGGTGGCGGCCAGCAACGCCTGA